A single genomic interval of Oncorhynchus mykiss isolate Arlee chromosome 13, USDA_OmykA_1.1, whole genome shotgun sequence harbors:
- the LOC118938096 gene encoding golgin subfamily A member 6-like protein 6, with translation MRTAREREETASEREETSREDEETAREDEETAREREDTTREREETAREDEETVREREETASEFEETAWEDEEPAWEDEETAREREETAREGEEAAREDVDPARECEETARLDE, from the exons ATGCGG ACTGCTAGGGAGCGTGAGGAGACTGCTAGTGAGCGTGAGGAGACTtctagggaggatgaggagactgcTAGGGAGGATGAGGAAACTGCAAGGGAGCGTGAGGATACTACTAGGGAGCGTGAGGAGACTgctagggaggatgaggagactgTTAGGGAGCGTGAGGAGACTGCTAGTGAGTTTGAGGAGACTGCTTGGGAGGATGAGGAGCCTGCTtgggaggatgaggagactgcTAGGGAGCGTGAGGAGACTGCTAGGGAGGGTGAGGAGGCTGCTAGGGAGGATGTGGACCCTGCTAGGGAGTGTGAGGAGACTGCGAGACTTGATGAGTAG